Proteins found in one Canis aureus isolate CA01 chromosome 19, VMU_Caureus_v.1.0, whole genome shotgun sequence genomic segment:
- the SPATA12 gene encoding LOW QUALITY PROTEIN: spermatogenesis-associated protein 12 (The sequence of the model RefSeq protein was modified relative to this genomic sequence to represent the inferred CDS: inserted 1 base in 1 codon; deleted 2 bases in 2 codons; substituted 2 bases at 2 genomic stop codons), which translates to MSSSALTXGSTLEKSGERKQWSLPALSFRGLQRSWSIHLTPQQILTMPGTEKLVGGASALSEMTFAGAVHQSKACQSYLKATNSLHIIXINPLERSPSLPLSPIQLNRVPERHSWQVIHHTPPHFLGQEDGVTKRVCVKGQFXMIYEDVSAEPSSTRHSHSDRLAFTEDFYVSSFSTQYSKISCRWCIQDNYYLAALTSLPRAGSKPGSSIKRRKAPLGTSRSVSATSKSRMKLPVQAQLFATAEPKAARFHPARPKFHIQKMLPGLLAMRPRDSA; encoded by the exons ATGTCCAGCTCTGCCCTGACTTGAGGTTCCACCTTGGAAAAGTCAGGAGAAAGAAAGCAATGGTCTCTTCCAGCCTTGTCATTCCGTGGCCTCCAGAGATCCTGGAGCATCCACTTGACACCTCAACAAATCCTCACCATGCCAGGGACTGAGAAGTTGGTGGGGGGCGCCTCTGCCCTCTCAGAGATGACATTC GCAGGGGCTGTACACCAAAGCAAGGCCTGCCAGAGCTATTTAAAAGCAACCAATTCTCTTCACATCA GAATCAATCCTCTGGAAAGATCCCCCTCACTTCCACTTTCCCCGATACAATTGAACAGAGTTCCAGAAAGACACAGTTGGCAAGTTATTCATCACACCCCACCTCAC TTTCTTGGTCAGGAAGATGGGGTTACTAAGAGGGTCTGTGTCAAAGGACAGTTCTAGATGATATATGAGGAtgtcagtgcagagcccagtagCACAAGGCACAGCCATTCCGATCGACTGGCATTTACTGAGGACTTCTATGTCAGTTCCTTTTCCACACAATACTCCAAAAT tTCCTGCCGGTGGTGCATCCAGGACAACTActatttggcagctctcacatctCTGCCCCGTGCTGGAAGCAAGCCTGGTTCCAGCATTAAACGGAGAAAGGCTCCTCTAGGAACAAGTCGCTCTGTCTCGGCGACATCCAAGTCCAGGATGAAGCTGCCAGTGCAAGCACAGCTCTTCGCTACGGCAGAGCCCAAAGCAGCCCGTTTCCACCCGGCTCGGCCCAAATTCCACATTCAGAAAATGCTCCCCGGTCTCCTGGCTATGAGGCCCCGAGATTCAGCCTAA